CCAGGCTTCAGGAAAATAGTTCGTCAAGACACTGCGACCATAGTTCACCGTCACCGCCCCCAACACCGCCCCTACCAACGTACCTCGCCCTCCGACCGCCACCCAAATGACCACCTCAAGCGACGGCAGGACCCCAATCTGCGCCGGCGTGATGATCCCAACCTGCGGCACATATAACAACCCCGCCAGCCCCGCCAGCCCCGCCGCCACGACGAAGACGAACAATTTATAGACCCAGGGAGTGTACCCTGAGAACACGACTCGCGATTCGCTGTCCCTTATGGCAACCAAGACCTTTCCGGTCCTCGATTCGACAATCCAGCGGCAGAGCAGGTAGGCGCCGATAAGCGCCAGCACCGTCAAGATGTAGAGGCCCCGTTGCGTGGCGGGGTCCGAAAGTCGAAAGCCGAGAATTTGTTTGAAATCCGTCAGGCCGTTCGTTCCTCCCAACCGCGTCTCGTTGCGGTTGAAAACCAGCCACGCGGCAAAGGCAAGCGCTTGGGTGATGATGGCAAAATACACGCCCTTGATTCTGCTGCGAAAGGCCAGAAACCCGAAAATGGTGGCAAAGAGCACGGGGACAAGAATCGCCCCCAAGAGGCCGGCCCAAAAACTCTTGAACGGGACCCAGAACCAGGGGAGCTCTTTGACTTGAGTCCATACCATGAAATCCGGAAGGTCGCTGCCATAGACACTTTCCTTCCCGATCTGCAACGCCAAATACATACCCATGCAATAGGCGCCGAACCCGAAAAACACCCCTTGCCCCA
This sequence is a window from Candidatus Nitrospira inopinata. Protein-coding genes within it:
- the urtC gene encoding urea ABC transporter permease subunit UrtC — protein: MPEPMRSPQDSRETWPFYSAVALFLIVLPLLNVLPPEDSWLHLSDFRLNQFGKFLCFAILAIGLDLTWGYCGVLSLGQGVFFGFGAYCMGMYLALQIGKESVYGSDLPDFMVWTQVKELPWFWVPFKSFWAGLLGAILVPVLFATIFGFLAFRSRIKGVYFAIITQALAFAAWLVFNRNETRLGGTNGLTDFKQILGFRLSDPATQRGLYILTVLALIGAYLLCRWIVESRTGKVLVAIRDSESRVVFSGYTPWVYKLFVFVVAAGLAGLAGLLYVPQVGIITPAQIGVLPSLEVVIWVAVGGRGTLVGAVLGAVTVNYGRSVLTNYFPEAWPFILGGLFVVVVTMFPDGLIGIFRKLFSGGPPAPGLAVQKAQGGS